One window of the Eucalyptus grandis isolate ANBG69807.140 chromosome 6, ASM1654582v1, whole genome shotgun sequence genome contains the following:
- the LOC104451042 gene encoding myb family transcription factor IPN2 isoform X2 — MFHPKKPSGMNSHERGMCVQGDSGLVLTTDPKPRLRWTVELHERFVDAVTQLGGPDKATPKTIMRVMGVKGLTLYHLKSHLQKFRLGKQPHKEFNDHSIKDASALELQRSSASSSAMIGRSMNEMQMEVQRRLHEQLEVQRHLQLRIEAQGKYMQAMLEKACQTLAGESMVLHNSSGAGYHNHKTPSNMPNPMNSIGGGAPFVKDFGSSSPLNFPSFQDLNIYGGADQLDLHPNLDRPSLSLDSYHLPSNNNNSHDNSGFGKKRPSPFVTGGSGKNPLLWSADDLPEHGHDQIHTPEMVDSISVDIYEAKPPPALTGGGGGDEQKPLKPHRHDDHLFQQAG, encoded by the exons ATGTTCCATCCCAAGAAGCCCTCGGGTATGAATTCCCATGAGAGGGGGATGTGCGTGCAAGGTGATTCTGGCCTCGTCCTCACCACCGACCCCAAGCCTCGCCTCCGATGGACCGTCGAGCTTCATGAACGTTTTGTCGACGCCGTCACCCAGCTCGGAGGCCCCGATA AGGCGACGCCGAAGACCATCATGAGGGTGATGGGTGTGAAGGGTCTCACTCTTTACCATCTCAAGAGCCATCTCCAG AAATTCAGGCTGGGAAAGCAACCCCACAAGGAATTCAATGATCACTCCATCAAGGATG CTTCTGCACTTGAGCTTCAAAGAAGCTCCGCTTCTTCTTCTGCCATGATAGGCCGCAGTATGAATGA GATGCAGATGGAGGTGCAGCGTAGACTTCACGAGCAACTGGAG GTGCAGAGACACCTGCAGCTGAGGATAGAGGCGCAAGGGAAGTACATGCAGGCCATGTTGGAGAAGGCATGCCAGACGCTCGCTGGTGAAAGCATGGTCCTTCACAACTCATCCGGAGCAGGGTACCACAATCACAAGACCCCCAGTAATATGCCAAACCCGATGAATAGCATTGGAGGAGGAGCACCATTTGTCAAAGACTTTGGATCCTCATCCCCTCTCAACTTCCCTTCTTTTCAAGACCTCAACATCTACGGTGGTGCCGACCAACTCGATCTTCATCCCAACCTAGACAGGCCTTCCctttccctcgattcctaccaTCTCCCCAGTAATAACAACAACAGCCACGACAACAGTGGTTTTGGAAAGAAGAGACCAAGTCCCTTTGTGACCGGTGGTAGCGGTAAGAACCCTTTGCTGTGGTCTGCCGATGATCTCCCGGAACATGGCCATGACCAGATCCACACGCCTGAGATGGTCGATTCCATCTCTGTTGACATTTACGAAGCGAAGCCACCCCCGGCTCTtaccggaggaggaggaggggatgAGCAGAAGCCTTTGAAGCCCCATCGCCACGATGACCATCTCTTTCAGCAGGCTGgatga
- the LOC104451042 gene encoding myb family transcription factor IPN2 isoform X1, with protein sequence MFHPKKPSGMNSHERGMCVQGDSGLVLTTDPKPRLRWTVELHERFVDAVTQLGGPDKATPKTIMRVMGVKGLTLYHLKSHLQKFRLGKQPHKEFNDHSIKDGKRASALELQRSSASSSAMIGRSMNEMQMEVQRRLHEQLEVQRHLQLRIEAQGKYMQAMLEKACQTLAGESMVLHNSSGAGYHNHKTPSNMPNPMNSIGGGAPFVKDFGSSSPLNFPSFQDLNIYGGADQLDLHPNLDRPSLSLDSYHLPSNNNNSHDNSGFGKKRPSPFVTGGSGKNPLLWSADDLPEHGHDQIHTPEMVDSISVDIYEAKPPPALTGGGGGDEQKPLKPHRHDDHLFQQAG encoded by the exons ATGTTCCATCCCAAGAAGCCCTCGGGTATGAATTCCCATGAGAGGGGGATGTGCGTGCAAGGTGATTCTGGCCTCGTCCTCACCACCGACCCCAAGCCTCGCCTCCGATGGACCGTCGAGCTTCATGAACGTTTTGTCGACGCCGTCACCCAGCTCGGAGGCCCCGATA AGGCGACGCCGAAGACCATCATGAGGGTGATGGGTGTGAAGGGTCTCACTCTTTACCATCTCAAGAGCCATCTCCAG AAATTCAGGCTGGGAAAGCAACCCCACAAGGAATTCAATGATCACTCCATCAAGGATGGTAAGAGAG CTTCTGCACTTGAGCTTCAAAGAAGCTCCGCTTCTTCTTCTGCCATGATAGGCCGCAGTATGAATGA GATGCAGATGGAGGTGCAGCGTAGACTTCACGAGCAACTGGAG GTGCAGAGACACCTGCAGCTGAGGATAGAGGCGCAAGGGAAGTACATGCAGGCCATGTTGGAGAAGGCATGCCAGACGCTCGCTGGTGAAAGCATGGTCCTTCACAACTCATCCGGAGCAGGGTACCACAATCACAAGACCCCCAGTAATATGCCAAACCCGATGAATAGCATTGGAGGAGGAGCACCATTTGTCAAAGACTTTGGATCCTCATCCCCTCTCAACTTCCCTTCTTTTCAAGACCTCAACATCTACGGTGGTGCCGACCAACTCGATCTTCATCCCAACCTAGACAGGCCTTCCctttccctcgattcctaccaTCTCCCCAGTAATAACAACAACAGCCACGACAACAGTGGTTTTGGAAAGAAGAGACCAAGTCCCTTTGTGACCGGTGGTAGCGGTAAGAACCCTTTGCTGTGGTCTGCCGATGATCTCCCGGAACATGGCCATGACCAGATCCACACGCCTGAGATGGTCGATTCCATCTCTGTTGACATTTACGAAGCGAAGCCACCCCCGGCTCTtaccggaggaggaggaggggatgAGCAGAAGCCTTTGAAGCCCCATCGCCACGATGACCATCTCTTTCAGCAGGCTGgatga
- the LOC104451043 gene encoding uncharacterized protein LOC104451043 → MGERSIGEEECFVLKVAAEREAVMERSEGGAEVLRHVLHGYFSQKSGLLIYLEDSHLVRVHRVPTSNNPSEDSELEDQERHHDEEPASPGETVYWETTIGSSIGDYREVDGLMIAHEGKSIATVFRFVETSMQYRRTRMEEAWTIHDIDFNVPGLSLDHFIPPSDIHIPSP, encoded by the coding sequence ATGGGGGAGAGGAGCATAGGGGAGGAGGAATGCTTCGTGCTGAAAGTGGCGGCGGAACGGGAGGCGGTGATGGAGAGGAGCGAGGGTGGGGCGGAGGTGTTGAGGCACGTCCTCCACGGCTACTTCAGCCAGAAGAGCGGCCTCCTCATTTACCTCGAGGACTCCCACCTCGTCCGTGTCCACCGTGTCCCCACCAGTAACAACCCCAGCGAGGACAGCGAACTAGAAGATCAAGAACGACACCACGACGAAGAGCCCGCGTCACCGGGCGAGACCGTGTACTGGGAGACGACGATCGGGAGCAGCATTGGGGACTACAGGGAGGTGGATGGGCTGATGATCGCTCACGAGGGGAAGTCCATCGCCACCGTCTTCCGCTTCGTAGAGACGTCGATGCAATACCGCCGCACCCGCATGGAAGAAGCCTGGACCATCCACGACATCGACTTCAACGTCCCGGGACTCTCCTTGGACCACTTCATCCCTCCTTCCGACATCCACATCCCTTCACCTTGA
- the LOC104451045 gene encoding LOW QUALITY PROTEIN: protein FORGETTER 1 (The sequence of the model RefSeq protein was modified relative to this genomic sequence to represent the inferred CDS: deleted 1 base in 1 codon), with product MTQQPPPPPPPPPPLPASDGVASPQQGVQVRCAGCRMILSVGRGVMQFSCPTCHLPQMLPPELTATATAAASASAASPPILPLQQQSSLRRRPQQQPSRPIKPAHGIDPTKIQLPCAHCKALLNVPHGLSRFKCPQCDTDLAVKQPLQQQPSFLPLPPPPLPHEEVNEVAIEVEREEDEGGTLGETFTDYRPPKLSIGPPHPDPVVETSSLSAVQPPEPTYDMKIKDKLETSTVLSCLQIETLVYACQRHLQHLANGTRAGFFVGDGAGVGKGRTIAGLIWENWHQGRKKALWISVGSDLKFDARRDLDDVGATCVEVHALNKLPYSKLDSKSVGVREGVVFLTYSSLIASSERGRSRLQQLVQWGGPEFDGLVIFDECHKAKNLVPEAGSQSTRTGEAVLEIQARLPEARVIYCSATGASEPRNMGYMVRLGLWGAGTSFSDFREFLVAIEKGGVGALELVAMDMKARGMYVCRTLSYKGSEFEIVEAPLEENMMEMYKKAAEFWAELRMELLTASSILTDEKPNTSQLWRLYWASHQRFFRHMCMSAKVPAVVRLAKEALEDKCVVIGLQSTGEARTEEAVTKYGLELDDFVSGPRELLLKFVEENYPLPEKPEPLSGEESVKELQRKRHSARPDVSIRGRVRKVAKWQPASDDESDEDNDSDSVHDSTESDDEFQICAICNGEEGRKKLLQCSCCRQLVHPACLVPPMEDIVSEEWSCHSCKQKTEEFLQARRAYIQELLKRYEAALERKAKILEIIRTLHLPNNPLDDIIDQLGGPDKVAEMTGRRGMLVRASSGKGVTYQARNTKEVTMEMVNMHEKQLFMDGKKWVAIISEAGSAGVSLQADRRALNQKRRVHLTLELPWSADRAIQQFGRTHRSNQASAPVYRILFTNLGGERRFASIVAKRLESLGALTQGDRRAGPSLSAYNYDSTYGKKALVSMYRGIMEQDSLPIVPPGCSSEEPDEVRDFMVMAKAALVSVGIVRDTVFGNGKDNVKNSGRIIDSDMHDVGRFLNRLLGLPPDIQNRLFELFVGILDLVIQKARIEGHLDSGIVDMKANSVELQGTPKTVHVDPTSGASTELFTFTLDRGITWEYASSLLEERQKDGIASSSDGFYESKREWLGRRHFILACESSTSGMFKIIRPAVGESLREWPLVELKNKYRKMSSLEKAKSSWEDEYEVSSKQCMHGPNCKIGTYCTVGRRLQEVNVLGGLILPVWGTIEKALAKQARQSHKRLRVVHIETTTDRQRIVGLFVPNSAIESVLQGLAWVQDIDD from the exons ATGACGCAGCAGcccccgccgcctcctcctcctcctccgccgctgcCCGCTTCCGATGGGGTCGCTTCGCCGCAGCAGGGCGTGCAGGTCCGGTGCGCCGGCTGCCGGATGATACTCAGCGTGGGGAGGGGAGTGATGCAGTTCTCTTGCCCTACCTGCCACTTGCCCCAAATGCTCCCTCCCGAGctcaccgccaccgccaccgccgccgcctccgcctccgccgcctctcCCCCAATCCTCCCCCTACAACAACAATCTTCCCTCCGACGCCGCCCCCAACAGCAACCGAGTCGCCCAATT AAGCCCGCCCACGGCATCGATCCCACCAAGATCCAGCTCCCTTGCGCCCACTGCAAGGCCCTCCTCAACGTCCCCCACGGCCTCTCCCGCTTCAAGTGCCCTCAGTGCGACACCGACCTCGCTGTCAAGCAGCCCTTACAGCAGCAGCCCTCCTTCCTCCctcttccccctcctcctcttccccaCGAGGAGGTCAACGAG GTGGCTATTGAAGTGGAacgtgaagaagatgaaggtggCACGTTGGGAGAAACTTTTACAGACTAC CGACCTCCCAAATTATCCATCGGACCTCCTCACCCGGATCCAGTTGTTGAGACATCATCGTTATCTGCAGTTCAGCCCCCTGAGCCTACGTATGATATGAAAATTAAGGATAAGTTGGAAACCTCAACGGTCTTATCATGTTTGCAGATTGAGACACTGGTCTACGCTTGTCAG AGACACCTTCAGCACCTTGCCAATGGCACTAGGGCTGGATTTTTTGTTGGAGATGGAGCTGGTGTGGGTAAAGGTCGAACCATTGCTGGGTTAATATGGGAAAATTggcatcaaggaagaaaaaaagcatt GTGGATTTCCGTCGGTTCTGACTTGAAGTTCGATGCCAGAAGAGATCTAGATGATGTAGGTGCAACTTGTGTTGAAG TACATGCTCTGAACAAGCTTCCCTATTCTAAGCTTGATTCCAAGTCTGTTGGGGTCAGAGAAGGGGTAGTGTTTTTGACGTATAGCAGCCTTATAGCATCTTCTGAGAGAGGACGGTCTCGTCTGCAGCAGCTTGTGCAGTGGGGTGGACCTGAATTTGATGGGCTTGTCATATTTGATGAG TGCCACAAGGCCAAGAATTTGGTGCCTGAAGCTGGAAGCCAATCAACACGAACTGGTGAAGCAGTTCTGGAGATTCAG GCCCGGCTTCCTGAAGCTCGTGTCATTTATTGCTCTGCAACTGGTGCATCTGAACCCCGCAACATGGGATACATGGTGCGCCTTGGACTTTGGGGAGCTGGAACATCCTTCTCGGATTTTAGGGAATTCTTAG TTGCTATTGAGAAGGGTGGTGTTGGGGCCCTAGAACTTGTTGCAATGGACATGAAAGCAAG GGGTATGTATGTGTGCCGTACACTTAGCTATAAGGGCTCAGAATTTGAAATTGTGGAAGCACCTCTTGAAGAAAATATGATG GAAATGTATAAAAAGGCAGCGGAGTTTTGGGCAGAGTTGCGAATGGAACTGCTGACAGCAAGTTCCATTCTCACTGATGAAAAACCAAATACAAGTCAATTGTGGAGATTGTATTGGGCAAGCCATCAG AGATTCTTTAGACACATGTGTATGTCCGCGAAGGTGCCTGCAGTCGTGAGATTAGCGAAGGAGGCATTAGAAGATAAGTGTGTTGTTATTGGCCTTCAAAGTACTGGAGAAGCAAGGACTGAGGAAGCTGTCACAAAATAT GGTCTTGaacttgatgattttgtttCGGGTCCTCGAGAGCTGTTGCTgaaatttgttgaagaaaattatcCTCTGCCTGAAAAGCCTGAACCTCTTTCAG GAGAAGAAAGTGTGAAGGAACTTCAAAGGAAGAGGCATTCGGCGAGACCGGAtgtgtcaataagaggaagagtcAGGAAGGTTGCAAAGTGGCAGCCCGCTAGCGAtgatgaaagtgatgaagataATGATT CTGATTCTGTACATGACTCAACTGAATCTGATGACGAGTTTCAGATCTGTGCAATATGCAATGGTGAAGAG GGAAGGAAGAAGTTGCTTCAGTGTTCGTGCTGTCGTCAACTGGTTCATCCTGCCTGTCTTGTCCCGCCTATGGAAGATATAGTATCTGAAGAATGGTCATGTCACTCATGCAAGCAAAAGACAGAAGAATTTCTTCAAGCTAGACGTGCATACATCCAAGAACTTTTGAAGAG GTATGAAGCAGCATTGGAGCGGAAAGCAAAAATTTTGGAGATAATACGTACACTGCATCTTCCGAATAACCCTCTAGATGACATCATTGATCAG CTTGGAGGCCCTGATAAAGTTGCAGAAATGACTGGAAGGCGAGGAATGCTTGTTAGGGCCTCCAGTGGGAAAGGTGTCACTTATCAGGCACGTAACAC GAAAGAAGTCACGATGGAAATGGTGAACATGCACGAGAAGCAGCTCTTTATGGATGGTAAGAAGTGGGTGGCTATTATCTCCGAGGCTGGATCTGCTGGTGTTTCTTTGCAGGCAGATAGAAGAGCATTAAATCAG AAAAGAAGGGTGCATTTGACGCTGGAACTTCCTTGGAGTGCTGATCGGGCAATTCAACAATTCGGCAGAACACATCGGTCGAACCAGGCTTCTGCACCTGTGTACAG GATACTCTTCACCAATCTTGGTGGTGAACGCCGGTTCGCATCTATTGTCGCTAAGAGATTAGAGTCTCTCGGAGCCTTAACACAAGGAGATCGTCG CGCGGGACCATCTTTGAGTGCCTATAATTACGACAGCACATATGGAAAGAAGGCCTTGGTGTCGATGTATAGGGGAATAATGGAACAG gaTTCCCTGCCAATTGTTCCTCCGGGATGTTCATCTGAAGAACCTGATGAAGTCCGGGATTTTATGGTGATGGCAAAGGCTGCTTTAGTGTCGGTTGGAATAGTTAGGGACACAGTCTTTG GGAATGGAAAAGACAATGTTAAGAATTCTGGTCGTATAATTGATTCAGACATGCATGATGTTGGTCGCTTTCTCAATCGACTGTTGGGGTTGCCGCCTGACATTCAGAATAG GCTTTTCGAGCTATTTGTTGGTATTCTAGATCTGGTCATTCAAAAGGCACGCATCGAGGGGCATCTTGATTCAGGCATTGTTGACATGAAAGCAAATAGTGTAGAACTACAAGGAACTCCGAAG ACTGTTCATGTCGATCCTACATCAGGTGCTTCAACAGAGCTCTTTACTTTCACTCTGGATCGTGGAATCACTTGGGAG TATGCAAGCTCTCTGCTAGAGGAGAGGCAAAAGGATGGCATTGCTTCATCTAGTGACGGTTTCTATGAGTCCAAGAGAGAATGGCTGGGAAGGCGTCATTTCATCTTGGCATGTGAAAG CTCTACTTCAGGAATGTTCAAGATAATCCGGCCAGCTGTTGGGGAGTCATTGAG GGAGTGGCCTCTAGTGGAGCTCAAAAACAAGTACAGAAAAATGAGTTCTTTGGAGAAGGCTAAAAGCAGTTGGGAAGATGAATATGAAGTATCTTCTAAACAG TGCATGCATGGCCCCAACTGTAAAATTGGCACTTATTGCACTGTTGGGAGGAGACTACAGGAAGTAAATGTCCTGGGTGGCCTCATTCTTCCTGTCTGGGGCACTATTGAGAAGGCCCTTGCTAAGCAG GCTCGGCAAAGTCATAAGCGCCTCCGTGTTGTGCACATTGAAACTACTACAGATAGACAGCGTATTGTGGGCCTTTTTGTACCAAATTCGGCCATTGAATCTGTCCTTCAAG GTTTGGCGTGGGTTCAGGATATAGATGATTGA
- the LOC104451046 gene encoding 18.1 kDa class I heat shock protein, whose amino-acid sequence MSTLLSDFFNHPFADLITRNSSSSSGSQPQVDWKETPHAHVFHVDLPGFSKEDLKLELVDGRAVLISGERKEEAEAAAAEKGSKWHCRERGSASRLYRQFRLPDNAKVEEIKASMRDGVLTLTVPKDEHKQQQQQLKHKAVEISGDGETHHPPKGFGRFVCCKA is encoded by the coding sequence ATGTCGACGCTTCTCTCCGACTTCTTCAATCATCCCTTTGCGGATCTGATCACTCGtaactcctcctcctcatcaggCTCCCAACCCCAGGTGGACTGGAAGGAAACTCCCCACGCCCACGTCTTCCACGTCGATCTCCCTGGCTTCTCCAAGGAGGACCTGAAGCTAGAGCTTGTCGACGGAAGAGCCGTCCTTATAAGCGgggagaggaaagaggaagCTGAAGCCGCGGCCGCGGAGAAAGGCAGCAAGTGGCACTGCCGAGAGCGGGGGAGCGCCTCCCGCCTCTACCGCCAGTTCCGTCTACCGGACAATGCTAAAGTCGAAGAGATCAAGGCGTCGATGCGGGACGGCGTGCTTACTCTGACCGTGCCCAAAGATGAGCacaagcagcagcagcagcagctgaaGCACAAGGCTGTGGAAAtctccggcgacggcgagacccATCATCCCCCTAAAGGATTTGGTCGCTTTGTTTGCTGCAAAGCTTAA